A stretch of Arachis hypogaea cultivar Tifrunner chromosome 15, arahy.Tifrunner.gnm2.J5K5, whole genome shotgun sequence DNA encodes these proteins:
- the LOC112750617 gene encoding protein arginine N-methyltransferase PRMT10, protein MGTSANAAAGGRGNPVDKGVDYAQYFCTYAFLYHQKEMLSDRVRMDAYFNAIFENKHHFNGKTVLDVGTGSGILAIWSAQAGARKVYAVEATKMSEHARSLVRANNLQNIIEVIEGSMEEITLPEKVDVIISEWMGYFLLRESMFDSVICARDRWLKPTGVMYPSHARMWMAPIRTGIGDHKMGDYQSAMDDWHNFVDETKTYYGVDMSTLTKPFSEEQRKYYLQTSLWSNLHPHQVIGTAAIIKEIDCLTATVNDIEKVRSKFSLAITMDNMKLCGFGGWFDVHFRGRGEDPAEQEIELTTAPSVDCGTHWGQQVFLLHPPTHVSEGDNLTISFLMSRSKENHRLMEVELGCEIQQHSGKLLAPSKHKYYIE, encoded by the exons ATGGGGACCTCAGCGAACGCCGCTGCTGGTGGCCGTGGAAATCCCGTCGACAAGGGCGTTGACTATGCGCAGTACTTCTGCACCTACGCTTTCCTCTACCACCAGAAGGAGATGCTCTCCGATCGGGTTCGCATGGACGCTTACTTCAATGCCATCTTCGAGAACAAGCATCACTTTAATGGGAAG ACTGTTTTGGATGTGGGAACTGGAAGTGGCATTCTTGCTATATGGTCAGCACAAGCAGGTGCAAGGAAGGTATATGCAGTGGAAGCTACAAAGATGTCTGAACATGCGCGTTCTCTTGTTAGAGCAAATAATCTCCAGAATATAATTGAAGTCATTGAGGGCTCAATGGAGGAAATTACACTGCCAGAGAAAG TTGATGTTATCATCTCTGAATGGATGGGTTACTTCCTCCTGCGCGAATCCATGTTTGATTCAGTTATATGTGCTCGTGACCGCTGGCTCAAACCAACAGGAGTTAT GTATCCTAGCCATGCTCGCATGTGGATGGCACCTATCAGGACTGGGATAGGAGATCATAAAATGGGTGACTACCAGTCAGCTATGGATGATTGGCACAACTTTGTTGATGAAACAAAGACCTACTATGGTGTTGACATGAGTACTCTAACAAAGCCCTTTTCTGAGGAGCAGAGGAAATACTATCTACAG ACATCACTATGGAGCAATCTTCATCCACATCAAGTGATAGGAACTGCTGCtataataaaagaaattgattGTTTAACTGCCACAGTGAATGATATAGAAAAAGTCAGGTCAAAATTCTCATTGGCAATAACTATGGATAACATGAAGTTGTGTGGGTTTGGAGGGTGGTTTGATGTACATTTTCGG GGAAGAGGTGAGGATCCAGCAGAGCAGGAGATCGAGTTAACTACAGCTCCTAGTGTAGATTGTGGTACACATTGGGGCCAACAG GTGTTCCTGTTGCATCCACCCACACATGTGAGTGAAGGTGATAATTTAACCATTTCTTTCCTAATGAGTCGCTCAAAGGAAAACCATCGTCTTATGGAGGTTGAACTTGGGTGTGAAATTCAACAACATTCTGGGAAGCTTCTTGCTCCTTCCAAACATAAGTACTATATTGAATAA
- the LOC112747138 gene encoding uncharacterized protein — protein MAKVPLLILVFSLSLNFTLLGLVLGQDDPWKSVLDQASKSGLSQDKVNDALSGVSANKGSWDTLGDGDLGDWVQQISDLGTGMGSTSTAASPSDSTTLDIDDDVDDTFKIKPSASNAPQKAPTSAPVSARRTSPTAAPKLSPTKAPEWAPSQSPGASPPKA, from the exons ATGGCGAAGGTACCATTATTGATTTTGGTATTCTCATTGTCATTGAATTTTACATTGTTAGGTTTAGTTTTAGGACAGGATGATCCATGGAAGAGTGTATTAGACCAAGCAAGCAAGTCAGGTCTATCTCAAGACAAAGTTAATGACGCTCTTAGTGGTGTATCTGCAAATAAGGGTTCTTGGGATACATTAGGTGATGGAGATTTGGGTGATTGGGTTCAACAAATCag TGATTTAGGAACTGGGATGGGAAGTACTTCAACAGCAGCTTCACCTAGTGATTCTACAACATTAGATATTGATGACGATGTTGATGACACATTTAAAATTAAACCCTCAGCTTCAAATGCACCTCAAAAAGCACCAACAAGTGCACCTGTATCTGCACGGAGAACATCACCAACAGCTGCACCAAAATTGTCACCAACAAAGGCACCTGAATGGGCACCATCGCAATCTCCCGGTGCATCACCTCCCAAAGCTTAA